One part of the Prochlorococcus marinus str. MIT 9313 genome encodes these proteins:
- a CDS encoding F0F1 ATP synthase subunit B' translates to MTSLLLFGAGGLFDFDATLPLMALQVVLLTFILNALFFRPVGRVVEEREVYVTTSRAEAKQKLAEAEKLELELKEQLKSARIAAQQLIQEAEKDSEQLYREALAIANADANAAREKARREIDAQRDSALSQLKGDAEKLGDLIVNRLLAAK, encoded by the coding sequence ATGACCAGCTTGCTTCTGTTCGGTGCTGGAGGTCTATTTGACTTCGATGCCACTCTGCCGCTCATGGCGTTGCAGGTGGTGCTCCTCACCTTCATCCTCAATGCTCTCTTCTTCAGACCCGTTGGTCGGGTCGTTGAGGAACGAGAGGTCTATGTCACAACCAGTCGCGCTGAGGCAAAGCAAAAGCTTGCGGAGGCGGAGAAGCTGGAGTTAGAGCTTAAGGAACAGCTCAAGTCAGCCCGTATCGCTGCCCAGCAGTTAATTCAAGAAGCTGAAAAGGATTCTGAACAGCTCTACCGAGAAGCCCTCGCTATTGCAAATGCTGATGCGAATGCAGCTCGGGAGAAGGCTCGTCGTGAGATTGATGCTCAGAGGGATTCGGCCCTGAGTCAACTTAAGGGTGATGCAGAAAAGCTTGGTGATCTCATCGTTAACCGCCTGCTGGCAGCCAAATGA
- a CDS encoding H+-transporting ATP synthase: protein MIDSAGLYPRASAPLLASPLLQPEIDPPKEGQGGLETAVEASPNTELSMDPELSAVVSTASSDDYAQLQRRYILATLTVSAFAVAVTALFFDLHIASSVLVGALSGVLYLRLLARSVGKLGNGSKSVSKFQLLVPVLLVLAVSRLPQLELLPALLGFLLYKPAMILQVLLES, encoded by the coding sequence ATGATAGATTCCGCGGGCCTTTATCCAAGAGCCTCGGCGCCCTTGCTGGCATCCCCGCTGCTCCAGCCTGAAATTGACCCTCCAAAGGAGGGACAGGGTGGACTGGAAACAGCTGTGGAGGCTAGCCCTAACACTGAGCTCTCTATGGATCCTGAGTTGTCAGCTGTGGTTTCTACGGCTTCATCTGACGACTATGCGCAGCTACAGCGGCGCTACATCCTGGCAACGTTGACCGTCTCCGCTTTTGCGGTGGCCGTCACCGCACTTTTCTTCGATCTTCACATCGCTAGCAGTGTGCTAGTCGGTGCTTTGTCTGGAGTTCTCTACCTGCGGCTTTTAGCTCGCAGCGTTGGCAAGCTCGGCAACGGATCGAAGAGTGTGAGCAAGTTTCAGCTTCTCGTTCCCGTTTTGCTTGTACTTGCGGTTTCTCGTTTGCCTCAGCTTGAGCTTCTGCCGGCCCTGCTCGGTTTTCTGCTCTATAAGCCCGCCATGATCCTGCAGGTTTTGCTTGAGTCATGA
- the queF gene encoding preQ(1) synthase encodes MSSTQAQASKTLYGERVIAEGELICFDNPRPERPYEISIELPEFTCQCPFSGYPDFAVLRLLYQPGSRVIELKAIKLYVNSYRNCTISHEEAANKILDDLVVACNPVWMQLEADFNPRGNVHTVVRVSHGSRQPC; translated from the coding sequence GTGAGCAGTACTCAAGCGCAGGCATCTAAAACCCTCTATGGCGAACGGGTGATTGCTGAGGGTGAGCTGATCTGCTTTGACAATCCGAGGCCTGAGCGGCCCTATGAGATCTCAATTGAGTTGCCTGAGTTCACCTGTCAATGTCCGTTCTCTGGGTATCCCGACTTTGCTGTGCTACGTCTGCTTTATCAGCCAGGCTCGAGAGTGATTGAGCTCAAAGCGATCAAGCTCTATGTGAATAGCTATCGGAATTGCACGATTTCACATGAGGAGGCCGCAAACAAGATCCTTGATGATTTGGTTGTCGCCTGTAATCCGGTCTGGATGCAATTAGAAGCAGATTTCAATCCGCGCGGCAATGTGCATACGGTGGTGCGGGTTAGCCATGGCAGTCGCCAGCCCTGCTAG
- a CDS encoding FtsW/RodA/SpoVE family cell cycle protein has product MSSSSVLSRRSQKQRQGALRLSRNDGSDQLSFWQKRLPLPWALWPAEGRLLLTLFAFWSLAGLMVLGSASWWVATREMGEGAYYLKRQLIWMAASWSLLGLAVSTSLRRWLKLAGPALWLSCFLVAATLVIGSTVNGASRWLVIGPLQIQPSELVKPFVVLQAANLFAHWQRIRSDEKLLWLGIFGALLLLILKQPNLSTAALTGMLLWLMALAAGLRLRTLLATAMAGGLLGTTSILINEYQRIRVISFLDPWQDPQGSGYQLVQSLLAIGSGGWFGEGFGLSTQKLQYLPIQSTDFIYAVFAEEFGFVGSVMMLLFLMLVAFLGLRVALSCRTNQSRLVAIGCTTILVGQAVINVAVASGVMPTTGLPLPMVSYGGNSLLSSVMIAGLLIRCSLESTGLLGGRSPRQRRQSIG; this is encoded by the coding sequence TTGAGCAGCTCCTCCGTCCTATCCCGCCGGAGTCAAAAACAACGGCAAGGGGCATTACGGCTAAGCCGTAATGATGGAAGCGATCAGTTGTCTTTCTGGCAAAAACGTCTCCCCCTCCCCTGGGCACTCTGGCCCGCTGAAGGCCGTTTACTACTTACCCTTTTTGCCTTCTGGAGCCTGGCAGGGCTGATGGTGCTTGGCTCGGCTAGCTGGTGGGTAGCCACTCGAGAAATGGGAGAAGGTGCTTATTACCTCAAACGACAACTGATATGGATGGCTGCCAGCTGGAGCCTGCTTGGCCTGGCTGTCTCTACCAGTCTGCGCCGTTGGCTAAAACTTGCAGGACCAGCCCTCTGGCTCAGTTGCTTCCTCGTAGCAGCGACCCTAGTCATCGGTAGCACCGTCAATGGGGCCAGTCGCTGGTTAGTGATCGGCCCTCTCCAGATCCAACCATCAGAACTAGTCAAACCCTTTGTGGTGCTGCAAGCCGCCAACCTGTTTGCCCACTGGCAGCGCATCAGATCAGATGAGAAATTGCTCTGGCTTGGCATCTTCGGGGCCCTACTTCTACTGATTCTCAAACAGCCCAACCTCAGCACTGCCGCACTGACGGGCATGTTGTTATGGCTTATGGCACTGGCCGCTGGTCTGAGGTTGCGCACTTTGCTGGCAACCGCCATGGCAGGCGGCCTGCTTGGCACAACCAGCATTCTGATCAATGAGTATCAGCGCATACGCGTGATCTCCTTCCTCGACCCATGGCAAGACCCACAAGGGAGTGGTTATCAGCTCGTACAAAGCCTGCTTGCCATCGGCTCCGGGGGGTGGTTTGGCGAGGGCTTCGGCCTCTCCACCCAAAAACTGCAATACCTGCCCATACAAAGCACTGATTTCATCTATGCCGTTTTTGCCGAGGAATTTGGTTTCGTGGGCTCGGTGATGATGTTGCTCTTCCTGATGTTGGTTGCTTTCCTCGGCCTAAGGGTAGCTCTGAGTTGCAGAACCAACCAGTCGCGATTGGTTGCTATCGGCTGCACAACGATCCTGGTGGGTCAAGCCGTGATCAATGTGGCCGTGGCCTCCGGCGTGATGCCCACAACCGGCTTGCCCTTGCCAATGGTGAGTTATGGAGGCAATTCACTGCTCTCAAGCGTCATGATTGCCGGTCTTTTGATCCGTTGTTCCCTTGAATCAACAGGGCTCCTTGGTGGCAGATCCCCTAGACAGCGACGTCAGTCGATAGGGTAA
- a CDS encoding TlyA family RNA methyltransferase, translated as MSHKQRLDLQLLMKGLASSRHQAQQLIRAGKVRDGNGQLLDKPGHEVSQELELQVEQPPRFVSRGGEKLLGALREFPLNVEGRVCLDGGISTGGFTDCLLQHGAARVYGIDVGYGQTAWNLRNDSRVVLRERTNLRTLSPDQLYGAEEPLPSLAVADLAFISLRLVLPAIKKLLKPDHSEAVLLVKPQFEVGRERVGKGGVVRDALAHVDALKSVIDTSRSLGWWPKGLIASPITGPAGNHEYLLWLGDEILVDLPVLERLVAQTLA; from the coding sequence ATGTCCCACAAACAGCGTCTTGATCTGCAGCTGCTGATGAAGGGCTTGGCGAGTTCTCGCCATCAGGCTCAGCAGTTGATCCGCGCCGGCAAGGTGCGAGATGGTAATGGCCAGCTGCTTGATAAGCCTGGTCATGAGGTGTCGCAGGAGCTTGAGCTTCAGGTGGAGCAGCCACCGAGATTCGTGTCTCGTGGCGGGGAAAAGTTGCTTGGCGCTCTGCGGGAGTTTCCTCTCAATGTTGAGGGACGAGTGTGCCTGGATGGCGGCATCTCGACAGGAGGTTTCACCGATTGCCTGTTGCAGCATGGTGCCGCTCGGGTTTATGGAATCGATGTGGGCTATGGCCAGACGGCCTGGAATTTGCGCAACGACTCTCGTGTGGTGCTCAGAGAGCGCACCAACCTGCGCACCCTCAGCCCTGATCAGCTCTACGGGGCTGAGGAGCCTTTGCCGAGCCTTGCTGTTGCTGATCTTGCCTTCATCTCCTTGCGGCTTGTGCTGCCTGCCATCAAGAAACTACTTAAGCCAGACCACTCGGAGGCAGTGCTGCTGGTGAAGCCCCAGTTTGAGGTTGGGCGTGAGCGGGTGGGTAAAGGTGGAGTGGTCAGGGATGCCTTGGCCCATGTGGATGCCTTGAAGAGCGTGATCGATACATCAAGGTCCTTGGGTTGGTGGCCCAAGGGACTTATCGCCTCTCCGATTACTGGGCCGGCGGGTAATCATGAATACCTGCTCTGGCTGGGTGACGAGATCCTCGTAGATCTTCCAGTTCTTGAGAGGCTTGTGGCTCAGACGTTGGCCTAG
- the atpB gene encoding F0F1 ATP synthase subunit A, with translation MGFLPIALPFAELEVGQHLYWQIGNLQLHGQVFMTSWIVIGAILALVVVGTRKMERDPHGVQNLLEFLWDYIRDLARTQIGEKAYRDWMPFIGTLFLFIFVSNWGGSLVPWKLIHLPSGELGAPTADINTTVALALLVSLSYFYAGLSRKGLRYFEYYVHPTPIMIPFKIVEDFTKPLSLSFRLFGNILADELVVAVLVFLVPLFLPVPVMFLGLFTSAIQALIFATLAAYYIGEAVEEHH, from the coding sequence ATGGGTTTCTTGCCAATTGCTCTTCCCTTTGCCGAACTGGAGGTGGGTCAACACCTTTACTGGCAGATTGGCAATCTTCAGCTCCATGGCCAGGTGTTCATGACATCCTGGATTGTGATTGGCGCCATTCTTGCCCTTGTTGTTGTGGGCACACGCAAGATGGAGCGTGATCCACACGGTGTTCAAAATCTTCTCGAGTTCCTCTGGGATTACATCCGTGATTTAGCTCGCACCCAGATTGGTGAGAAGGCTTATCGCGATTGGATGCCGTTCATTGGCACCTTGTTCTTGTTCATCTTTGTAAGCAATTGGGGCGGGTCTTTGGTCCCATGGAAATTAATCCACCTCCCCAGTGGTGAGTTGGGTGCTCCTACGGCTGACATCAATACCACCGTGGCACTTGCTCTACTTGTGTCGCTCTCTTACTTCTATGCCGGTTTGAGTCGCAAGGGATTGCGGTACTTCGAGTACTACGTCCATCCAACCCCGATCATGATCCCCTTCAAGATCGTGGAGGATTTCACCAAGCCTTTATCACTCTCCTTTCGTCTGTTTGGAAACATCCTTGCTGATGAATTGGTTGTGGCGGTTTTGGTTTTCCTTGTTCCCCTCTTCCTGCCAGTCCCGGTTATGTTCCTTGGCCTGTTCACCAGTGCAATTCAGGCTCTAATCTTCGCCACCCTCGCCGCCTATTACATCGGTGAAGCGGTAGAAGAGCACCATTGA
- a CDS encoding cytochrome c biogenesis CcdA family protein produces MLSHGLSNQGPLTLALVFAAGFLTSLGPCSLSLLPVTLAYLAGFDSNQAPWRRSIAFCGGIVGSLVLLGSLSGLIGRIYGQVPGVVPTLVALLAVVMGLNLLGLLKLPLPAGPDPDLWRQRVPAPLAPVAAGLAFGLAASPCTTPVLAVLLGWIAQSGQPLVGIVLLTCFGIGQVLPLLLAGSAAAILPKLLALRPLGRWIPPMSGAVLLTTGVLTLLARWS; encoded by the coding sequence ATGCTCAGCCACGGGCTAAGCAATCAAGGTCCGCTCACCCTGGCCCTCGTTTTTGCTGCCGGCTTTCTAACCAGCCTAGGCCCCTGCTCCCTTTCCCTACTACCCGTCACCCTGGCCTATCTGGCAGGTTTTGATAGCAATCAGGCCCCCTGGCGCCGCAGCATCGCATTCTGTGGCGGCATTGTGGGTTCCCTGGTACTGCTTGGCAGTCTTAGTGGTCTGATCGGACGGATTTACGGCCAGGTACCTGGAGTGGTGCCCACCTTGGTAGCACTGCTGGCGGTAGTCATGGGACTGAATCTGCTAGGCCTCCTAAAACTGCCCCTGCCTGCAGGACCAGATCCAGATCTTTGGCGGCAACGCGTTCCAGCTCCACTTGCCCCAGTGGCCGCCGGGTTGGCCTTCGGCCTAGCCGCCTCCCCCTGTACGACACCTGTGCTGGCTGTACTACTGGGATGGATCGCCCAGAGTGGTCAACCTTTGGTAGGAATCGTGCTACTCACCTGCTTTGGCATTGGGCAGGTCCTACCACTGCTACTAGCAGGAAGCGCAGCTGCCATCCTGCCGAAATTACTGGCACTGCGACCATTAGGCCGCTGGATCCCCCCCATGAGCGGAGCCGTTCTACTCACGACGGGCGTTCTCACTCTGTTGGCCCGCTGGAGCTGA
- the atpE gene encoding ATP synthase F0 subunit C, translating into MDSITTAASVVAAGLAVGLGAIGPGIGQGTAAGGAVEGIARQPEAEGKIRGTLLLSFAFMESLTIYGLVVALVLLFANPFAG; encoded by the coding sequence ATGGATTCCATTACCACCGCCGCGTCTGTTGTTGCCGCTGGTCTAGCTGTAGGCCTCGGGGCCATCGGCCCAGGTATCGGTCAGGGCACCGCTGCAGGCGGCGCTGTTGAGGGCATTGCCCGCCAGCCTGAAGCTGAAGGCAAGATTCGCGGCACCCTGCTGCTCTCTTTTGCCTTTATGGAATCTCTCACCATCTATGGCCTTGTGGTCGCCTTGGTGTTGCTGTTCGCCAATCCCTTCGCTGGTTGA
- a CDS encoding P-II family nitrogen regulator, protein MKKVEAIVRPFKLEDVKLALVNAEIIGMTVSEVRGFGRQKGQVERYRGSEFTVEFLQKLKVEVVVDDDKVEAVVNAIAEAAKTGEIGDGKIFISPVDSVVRIRTGERDSKAL, encoded by the coding sequence ATGAAGAAAGTCGAGGCGATTGTCCGTCCCTTCAAGCTTGAGGACGTCAAGCTTGCATTAGTCAATGCCGAGATCATCGGCATGACTGTGAGTGAAGTGAGAGGCTTCGGACGCCAGAAAGGCCAAGTTGAGCGCTATCGGGGCTCGGAATTCACCGTTGAATTCCTGCAGAAGTTAAAGGTCGAAGTGGTCGTCGACGACGACAAGGTGGAAGCTGTCGTGAACGCCATTGCAGAAGCTGCCAAAACAGGCGAAATCGGTGACGGCAAGATTTTCATCTCTCCAGTGGATTCCGTAGTACGTATCCGTACCGGCGAGCGTGACAGCAAGGCCCTCTAG
- a CDS encoding cytochrome c biogenesis protein ResB — protein sequence MATFKRLLAWISDLRIAIGLLLVIALASALGTAIPQGELRESYLEGYSDKPWLGFVNGSMILRLQLDHVYTSSWFLALLAWLGLALILCSWRRQWPALQAALQWIDYQEPRQLSKLAIAETISSPPKNESIDKLAAHLHQQGWQVQQQPGRLAARRGIIGRAGPMLVHLGLVLLMLGAVWGSLGGNRLEQFLAPGRSLDLLNRDGNSHLKLTLTNFGIERDPAGRPEQFRSQLELLEPGQDTAKLHEVSVNHPLRFHGLTVYQADWSLAAITLQLGRSPQLQLPLRTFPELGEQVWGLVLPTNPDGSEPVLLSLTSEAGPVQVFDATGERLASLRPAGPTAEVKGIPIRIVDVLPASGLLLKRDPGVPLVYIGFLITLVGGGLSMIATRQLWAVGDPENECLHVGGLCNRNLTGFANELPSLLAAAVPQQ from the coding sequence ATGGCCACCTTTAAACGCCTTCTTGCCTGGATCTCCGACCTACGAATAGCCATAGGTTTGCTACTCGTTATCGCACTCGCAAGTGCCCTAGGTACTGCGATACCCCAAGGAGAACTCCGAGAGAGCTACCTGGAAGGCTATAGCGACAAACCCTGGCTGGGCTTTGTCAACGGTTCGATGATTCTGCGCCTGCAGTTGGATCACGTTTACACCAGCAGCTGGTTTTTAGCGCTGTTGGCCTGGCTTGGGCTTGCACTGATCCTCTGCAGCTGGCGAAGACAATGGCCTGCTCTGCAAGCAGCGCTGCAATGGATCGACTACCAGGAGCCGCGTCAATTAAGCAAACTGGCCATCGCCGAAACAATCTCAAGCCCACCCAAAAACGAAAGTATCGACAAACTGGCAGCCCATCTCCATCAACAGGGATGGCAAGTCCAACAACAGCCTGGCAGGCTTGCCGCGCGGCGCGGGATTATCGGCCGAGCAGGGCCAATGCTTGTGCATCTGGGCCTAGTGCTGCTGATGCTAGGGGCCGTCTGGGGTTCCTTGGGTGGAAATCGTTTGGAGCAATTCCTCGCCCCGGGGCGTTCCCTCGACTTGTTAAACCGTGATGGGAACAGCCATCTCAAACTCACCCTGACAAACTTTGGAATTGAAAGAGACCCAGCGGGTCGACCTGAACAGTTCCGCTCACAACTAGAGCTGCTTGAGCCTGGTCAAGACACTGCCAAGCTGCACGAAGTCAGTGTCAATCATCCGCTGCGCTTCCATGGCTTAACTGTCTATCAAGCAGACTGGTCTCTAGCTGCCATCACACTGCAACTTGGCCGCAGCCCTCAGCTGCAGCTGCCTCTGCGCACTTTCCCAGAGCTTGGTGAACAGGTCTGGGGGCTGGTACTACCGACCAATCCTGATGGCAGCGAGCCAGTCCTTCTGAGCCTCACCAGCGAAGCAGGGCCAGTACAAGTGTTCGATGCCACCGGTGAGCGATTGGCCAGCCTGCGACCAGCAGGTCCAACCGCAGAAGTGAAGGGAATACCAATCCGCATCGTCGATGTTCTACCCGCCAGCGGCCTGCTTCTCAAGCGCGATCCGGGCGTGCCTCTGGTCTACATCGGTTTCTTGATCACCCTGGTGGGTGGGGGGCTGAGCATGATTGCCACGCGCCAACTCTGGGCGGTAGGCGACCCTGAAAATGAATGCCTACACGTTGGCGGTCTCTGCAACCGCAATCTGACCGGCTTCGCTAATGAGCTGCCCAGCCTGCTTGCAGCAGCAGTACCACAGCAATAA
- a CDS encoding class I SAM-dependent methyltransferase codes for MSSVAQPCDEATPVVSAFYDRFPYPGDPLQDGPPPGYNWRWSVDMAYAVCTGSVVRKCAGSEPLKILDAGCGTGVSTDYLAHLNPGAEILAVDISLGALEVARERLQRSGGNDQAHVRIENQSLLELEDEGQFDYINSVGALHHLRQPEAGLKALASRLKPGALLHLFLYAEAGRWEIHRIQRFLSSLGVGTDEQGLRLARQLFEILPEHNRLRLNHEQRWAIDCVADVNFADMYLHPQETSYNLERLFAFVASADLEFVGFSNPKVWDPVRLLQGELLEMALALPQRQQWQLIEQLDPDISHFEFFLSKGPQASLGWTDDQELLAATGKLSICLWGWPGQSLLDFEMAPLELSVEQVELLKAIEATPDTALGCLPLGWDSKRISSLARDLQRRQVLLLSPGNVAST; via the coding sequence ATGTCCTCTGTTGCTCAGCCGTGCGATGAGGCCACACCTGTTGTCAGTGCTTTTTATGACCGCTTCCCTTACCCAGGAGATCCTTTGCAGGACGGGCCGCCGCCTGGATACAACTGGCGTTGGTCTGTGGATATGGCCTATGCGGTCTGTACCGGTTCTGTTGTCCGAAAATGTGCTGGTAGTGAGCCTCTAAAAATCCTTGATGCCGGATGCGGTACGGGTGTTAGTACCGATTACCTAGCCCATCTCAATCCCGGCGCGGAGATTCTGGCTGTGGACATTTCCCTCGGCGCGCTGGAGGTGGCTCGAGAGCGTTTACAGCGTTCCGGAGGTAACGATCAGGCGCATGTTCGTATCGAGAACCAAAGCTTGCTCGAGCTTGAAGATGAGGGGCAATTTGACTACATCAATTCCGTTGGTGCGCTGCACCACTTGCGACAGCCAGAAGCTGGACTCAAAGCTCTGGCATCCCGTTTAAAGCCAGGGGCTTTGCTGCACCTTTTCCTTTATGCCGAAGCTGGTCGATGGGAAATTCATCGCATTCAGCGGTTTCTTTCGTCCCTGGGAGTGGGCACTGATGAGCAGGGCCTGAGATTGGCCCGGCAGCTGTTTGAAATCTTGCCTGAGCACAACCGCCTCAGGCTTAATCATGAACAGCGCTGGGCTATCGACTGCGTAGCAGACGTGAACTTTGCAGATATGTATCTCCATCCCCAGGAGACGAGTTACAACCTTGAACGACTTTTTGCTTTTGTCGCTTCAGCTGATTTGGAGTTTGTGGGTTTTTCTAATCCCAAGGTTTGGGATCCAGTAAGGCTGTTACAGGGTGAATTGCTTGAGATGGCTTTGGCGTTACCGCAGCGTCAGCAATGGCAACTGATAGAACAGCTAGATCCAGACATCAGTCATTTCGAGTTCTTCCTCTCCAAGGGGCCACAGGCCTCCCTGGGTTGGACAGATGATCAGGAGTTGCTTGCTGCTACGGGAAAGCTTTCTATCTGTCTCTGGGGCTGGCCTGGCCAGTCTTTGCTGGATTTCGAGATGGCTCCTCTAGAGCTAAGTGTTGAGCAAGTTGAGTTGCTTAAGGCAATCGAGGCGACGCCTGATACAGCTCTCGGATGTTTGCCGCTTGGCTGGGATTCGAAGCGGATCAGCTCTTTGGCCAGGGATTTGCAACGGCGGCAGGTGCTCTTGCTTTCGCCTGGAAATGTTGCATCTACATGA
- a CDS encoding DUF4278 domain-containing protein, giving the protein MTTQERTYRGVTYKTADHEQPSNSAVKHVYRGQRYEAPLKHDARPADTEVELNYRGQVYHHRQNDAAKSCNS; this is encoded by the coding sequence ATGACCACTCAAGAACGCACCTATCGCGGCGTCACCTACAAGACTGCTGACCACGAGCAGCCCAGTAATAGCGCCGTGAAGCATGTCTACCGCGGACAGCGCTATGAGGCTCCCCTCAAGCATGACGCACGACCTGCTGATACCGAGGTGGAACTCAATTATCGCGGCCAGGTCTACCATCACCGCCAAAATGACGCCGCAAAAAGCTGCAACAGCTAA
- the purB gene encoding adenylosuccinate lyase: protein MIERYTLPEMGEIWTDRAKYQSWLDVEIAACEANCQLGKIPAAEMQQIRERATFEPQRILEIEAEVRHDVIAFLTNVNEHVGDAGRYIHVGMTSSDVLDTGLALQLKNSVALLKQELGSLQEAIRSLAVEHKGTVMIGRSHAIHGEPITFGFKLAGWLAETMRNAERLERLERDVAVGQISGAMGTYANTDPKVEQLTCERLCLIPDTASTQVISRDRHADYVQTLALVGASLDRFATEIRNLQRTDVLEVEESFAKGQKGSSAMPHKRNPIRAERISGLARVLRSYVVAALENVALWHERDISHSSTERMMLPDCSVTLHFMLREMTQVVQGLGIYPANMRRNMNIYGGVVFSQRVLLALVENGMSREDAYSVVQRNAHAAWNTEGGNFRANLEADPEVSTLLNAKALAECFSTELHQANLDVIWQRLGL from the coding sequence TTGATCGAGCGCTACACACTGCCCGAAATGGGCGAGATTTGGACCGACAGGGCCAAGTATCAAAGCTGGCTAGATGTAGAGATCGCCGCTTGTGAGGCCAACTGTCAACTGGGGAAGATCCCAGCGGCTGAAATGCAGCAGATTCGTGAACGCGCAACCTTCGAGCCACAGCGCATCTTGGAGATTGAGGCAGAGGTTCGCCACGACGTCATCGCCTTCCTGACCAACGTTAATGAACACGTAGGGGATGCCGGCCGCTACATCCACGTCGGCATGACCAGCAGCGATGTGCTGGATACGGGTCTGGCCCTGCAGTTAAAAAACTCTGTGGCATTGCTAAAACAAGAACTGGGCAGCCTTCAAGAAGCGATCCGCAGCTTGGCAGTGGAGCACAAGGGCACAGTCATGATCGGCCGCTCCCATGCCATCCATGGCGAACCCATCACCTTCGGTTTCAAACTGGCCGGTTGGCTAGCAGAAACAATGCGCAATGCCGAGCGACTGGAAAGGCTGGAGAGGGATGTGGCTGTAGGCCAGATCAGTGGCGCCATGGGCACCTACGCCAATACCGATCCAAAGGTTGAGCAGCTCACATGCGAGCGCCTTTGCCTCATCCCAGACACCGCTAGTACCCAGGTCATCTCTCGCGATCGTCATGCGGACTATGTACAGACCCTGGCATTAGTGGGGGCGTCTCTAGATCGATTCGCGACAGAGATCCGCAACTTGCAGCGAACCGATGTACTGGAAGTGGAGGAGAGCTTTGCTAAAGGACAAAAGGGAAGTTCGGCGATGCCACATAAACGCAACCCGATTCGGGCTGAGCGGATTAGTGGTCTTGCAAGGGTCCTACGCAGCTATGTCGTCGCAGCACTCGAAAACGTGGCCCTCTGGCATGAGCGTGATATCAGTCACAGCTCCACTGAGCGAATGATGCTGCCGGATTGCTCCGTCACACTCCACTTCATGTTGCGAGAGATGACCCAAGTCGTGCAGGGCCTTGGTATCTACCCAGCAAACATGCGTCGCAACATGAATATCTATGGCGGCGTGGTGTTCAGTCAGCGGGTGCTATTGGCGCTTGTTGAGAACGGCATGAGCAGAGAAGATGCCTACAGTGTTGTCCAGCGCAACGCCCATGCTGCGTGGAATACCGAAGGGGGTAACTTCCGCGCCAATCTTGAGGCCGATCCTGAAGTATCGACCCTTCTCAATGCCAAGGCGCTAGCCGAATGCTTCAGCACAGAGCTACACCAAGCCAACCTGGACGTGATCTGGCAACGGCTCGGACTCTGA